Genomic DNA from Alicyclobacillus fastidiosus:
CTGGGGCGTCTTGCCTGGCAAGGCGGATACTGGGGCCATCGTGATCGGATCTCATCACGACTCTGTACCAAACGGAGGCAGATTTGACGGACCGCTTGGCGTGCTGATGGCCATCGAAGTGATTCAGTCACTCGCGGAGAGCGGCTATGAGAACGAACATCCGCTTGCGTTTGTATCGTTTACGGCGGAAGAGCCGAATCCGTTCGATCTGTCGACGCTCGGCAGCCGATCCGTCGCTGGGCGCCTGACGCAGGAAAAGCTGCTTGCCGCAGCCGACTGGAATGGGCGGCCGTTAACCGAGGCTGTGGACGCTGCAGGTGGGGACCTGCACGCATTTGCCACAGTTCGCAAAACCGCAGACGACATCGCAGCGTTTCTCGAGCTGCACATTGAGCAGGGGCGACGCTTGGAGACGAGAGGGATTCCAATTGGGGTCGTCACTGGCATCTGCGGGATCTATCGAGAGTGGATTCGGGTGACTGGAGAAGCGAATCACGCCGGGACCACGCGGCAGGCAGACCGGCACGACGCCTTACTCGCAAGCAGCGAGATGCTGCTGGCTGTCGAACGGCTGTTAACAGCGTGGGACGATGACGAGCTCATCGCGACGATTGGTCGGTTGAACGTCATCCCGAACGCGATGAACATCATCCCCGGCGAGTGCGAATGGGGTTTGGAGATTCGCGGTGGCGACATGGATAAAGTGTACCGCTTTCGCGACGCTTGCTTCGAAGCATTTGACGAAATTACAGCGCGGCGCGGCGTTGAGTACGGGCGCCAACCGCTGCTAGATCAAGGAGCCCAGCCGATGGCAGCAGACGTCATCGATGTACTCCACGATGCTTTGGCGGGGTTAGCCATCCCGTATCTTGATTTGGCCAGCATGGCGGGCCACGATGCGACGCACATCGCGAGTTTCACGCGCGCAGGGATGCTGTTTGTCCCGAGCATCGGCGGCAAGAGTCACTGCAAAGAAGAAGAGTCACGCATCGAGGACATCGAGCACGCGTTTTACGTGCTCGCTTCCGCCGCGATCGCGCTCGATAGCAAGTTGACGTCAGCAGACGAGGTGACACATGAAGAGACTGTTTGAACCTAAGTATCTGGAGATCCGCAACCAGTTCATAGGTGGTATGGGCGTACTGGTTGTCGACGGTGACATCGTGGAAGTAGGGCCAGTTGCAGAACTGAGCGCAAAGCACCTGGACGCAGAGCGCATCGACTGGAGCCGTTTCGCTATGCTACCAGGCACCGTCAATTCTCACAACCACTCGTTTCAGAGTCTGATCCGCGGCATCGCTGCAGATGAGCCGTTCCTCGTTTGGCGCGACGAGGCACTCTATCGGTACTCTCCGTGTCTAGACGAAGAGATGATTTACAACGGAGCCTTGTTCGCCTTTGCTGAAATGATGCTGAATGGCGTCACGACGGTGGCCGATTTCTTCTACATCCACGACGACGGGACACACAACGACGAAGCGGTCATTCAGGCCGCCAAGGATCTAGGCATTCGCTTCGTCATGGCGCGGACGATGTACGACTGGCCGGGCGCGCCGCGATCGTATCAAGAGCGCATCGAAGATGCTGTGCGCCGTACGCGCGACTTGGCGATCAAGTATCAGGGCAATCCGATGATCGCCATCCATCCCGCGCCACACAGCCCGCATGCTGCATCGCCCGAGATGATTCAAGCGGGCCATCGGTTGGCGAAAGAACTCGGAACGCCATATCACATACACGTCGCTGAAGAGATGTTCGAGGTCGAAGAAATTCTCCGCGATCACGGCGTCCGCCCCGTCCACTTCCTCGACAAGTTGGGGGTGCTAGACGAATCGATGATCGCCATCCACCTCGTCTGGCTCGCGGACGACGAGATTGCACTGCTGGGCGAGCGCGGGGCGTCGCTCGCGTACTGTCCATCGAGCAATATGTTCTTGGCTGACGGCATCACGAAGATCCCGGAGTTGCTTGCACATGGCGTCAAGGTTGGCCTTGGTACGGATGGCGCGTGCAGCAATAATCGGATTAGCGTCTTCGAGGAAATGCGGATGACGTCGCTATTGCAAAAGGTTCGGACGCTCGACGCAACGTGCATGAGGGCGACACAGACCTACGCGATGGGTACGCGCCATGCTGGGGAAATCTTGCGATTGCCCATCGGTAACATTGAACCCGGACACCGGGCGGACTTTGTCGCGCTCGACTTAGACGATCTCTCGCTTCATCCCTCTTCACCGGAAGTGCTCCTGTCCCATGTGGTGTACTCGATGCAACCGACGGCAGTCAAGCGTGTCGTCGTAGGCGGTCGCGTCGTCGTCCAAGACGGCGAGTTGCAGAATGTGTCCAATGAGCGAGTTCGAAAGGCTGTTGCCGCAGTGCAGGAGCGGTTTGCAAGCGTGACGTCGAAAGTGTAAACGCAAAGGGGGGTCATGGTGATGGCGATCGAACAACGGACGATCGATTTTATTCCGGAGCATGAACGGCACGGTAGCGTAAAGAACCTCTTCTCGATTTGGTTTTCCGCGAACGCTCAAATTACAACCATTGTGACAGGTGCACTGGCCATCGAACTTGGTTTGAACCTCTGGTGGGCAATTGTCGCTATCGTAGTCGGCAATCTGTTAGGCGGTATCTTCATGGCCTACCACTCGGCGCAGGGCCCCAAATTGGGGGTCCCGCAAATGATTCAAAGCCGTGCGCAGTTCGGCGTGATCGGGGCAGTGCTACCGCTCGTTCTCGTCATTATCATGTATATTGGTTTTTTCGCGAGCAGCACGATTTTAGGCGCCCAAGCGCTGTCAGCAGCACTGCACATTCCGCAGGATGCCAGTATCGTCATTGTCAATGCACTCGCTGCAATCCTCGTCATCGTCGGCTATGATTACATCCACCAGTTCGAGAAGATTGTCGCGGTATTGTTCTTCCTCTTGTTCTTGTACCTGACCATTCGGATGTTGACGGAGCCTTTCCCAGCGCACCTCACCAGTCCAAGCTTCTCCTGGGGGCCCTTCATCTTGGTGGTCTCGATCATGGCGAGTTGGCAGTTGACCTACGCCCCTTATGTGGCGGACTACTCGCGCTATTTGCCAAAAGAGACGTCCACTGCGTCGGCGTTTTGGTGGACCTACGCGGGATCGGTCGTCGGATCGAGCTGGATGATGATCCTTGGCACGATCGCAGCGGTGATCGCCCCGAAACAGTCTGAGGAAATGGTAGCGTATTTTGGCAACCTTTCCGGGCACGGAATGGCGTTCGTCACCTATATTTTGATTGTGTTCGGAGTTCTCGCCATTAACACCTTGAATCTCTACGGCGGCTTTATGTCGGTGATCACCACAGTCGGCGCATTCACAAAACTTCGCGTGACAACGCGCGCAAGGCTGACATTCATCATCGTTGTCGGAATTGTCGGTACACTGGTCAGCCTCTGGGGACAAGGAAACTTTTTAGACAAGTACTCCAATTTCATCTTGCTCTTGCTTTACTTCATGATTCCGTGGACTTCCATCAACTTGGTAGACTTTTACCTGTTGCGCAAAGGAAACTACAATATTGACGCTATCATGTCCCGAGATGGCGAGTACGGCGGTGTGAACTGGATCGCCATTGTCGCGTATGTCATCGCAGTATTGGTGCAGTTCCCGTTCATGAATACAACCTACCATGTCGGATTTATCGCCAAGCAGATGAATGGCGCTGACATCGCGTGGATTGTCGGACTGGCGTTCGCGTTCGCAATTTATTATTTCCCAATGCGCGCGAAGCTGAAAAGGTCAGGCATCAGTCAGGGGCTAGGCATGTAGTGCGCCAAGCCATAGCATAAACCGTGAAGGTGCGATGAAGTGGGGCAGGGGATGATTTCGAGCCTCGCGTTCAAGCGGCCCCTTTCCCCAAGGCGACAACGGGGGAAAGGGGCCGCTCTTGGTAAGGAACACGTCAACTCATAGAATAAGTAGGGGGAGATTTATGTTGCCCCTACCAAGGTTCTTACATGGTTCAGTTCATTTTGCTCAAAACCAACAATCTTTGCGAACGAATCCTTTTATGGATATCTTGATCCAATTCATCGTGTTCACTTCAAACGTCTAATCCTTCAAGTTTACTCCTTTCTCTTAAGTCTCGTTGTCTTTCCCCTTTTTTGCTTGTACTTACACAGGAATCCCAACGTTTCGGGAGGCTTGCCAACGTAGTGGTCTATCCGAAAAATTTAAGTCATCCGGTCTAAATCAGTTTCGTCACCATACATTTAGAATTGGTTAGACCAAAATAATCGGATGGAGAGTTGATCATCTATGAAGTTTGTTACATTCCAAGATCGAACGGGTACGGCGCTCGGACTTATTCAAGACCATGTAATCGTCAACCTAAGTGCAGTTCTTCAATACCTCAGAGAACACAATTTAGCATCTGAAATGATTCAAGATTTGCCTGATCTGCATAGTGTTCCGGATTTAGTAGACGCCGGTGACACTGGTCTGGAATTTGTTCAATTCGTCTTGAAACATGAAGAACTATTGGACTCCGTACCCACATGCTCGTTGCGTGATACGACCCTGCTCCCACCCATGCTCAAGCCACGCAAAAATATCTTTTGCCTGGGGAAGAATTATGTCAAACATGCACTTGAATTTGAAGGAACCGACGATCAGACGAAAGCCGTTCCAAAACACCCAATTATCTTTAGCAAGACCCCGACAACCGTGATCGGTCCGAACGAGCCAATCAACAGCCACCGCGACGTCACAAATGCACTGGACTACGAGGCGGAAATTGGCGTCGTGATGGGCAAAACAGGCACGTCAATTCAGCCGGAAAACGCATTAGACCACATTTTCGGGTTTGTTCTGATGAATGATGTCACAGCAAGAGATTTGCAGGCTGTACACAGCCAATGGTTGCGAGGCAAGAGTCTGGATACATTCTGTCCGATGGGCCCTTATGTCCTCCATAAAAGTGCAGTTGAAGATATTACTCAAATTGAAATCGGTTGCCGAGTTAACGGCGAAGTGCGACAACACAACGTTTCCGGCAATATGATTTTTGACATTCCAACTACCGTTGCTGTCCTTTCAAATGGCATGACATTGGAGGCAGGGGATATTATTGCTACAGGAACGCCAGAAGGGGTTGGTATCGGGTTCAACCCACCCAAATACCTTGCCCCAGGCGACGAAGTCACCATCTTCTCAGCGCAACTCGGTGAACTGATCAACGTTGTCTCTTAATTAATCTGGAATTTCGAGCAGATTGTGCTGAATGACTTTGAGATGCTCCTGAGCGAATTGAGCAGCCACAGCCGGTCGATGGTCCTTGATGGCTTGGTAGATACTTGAATGTTGCGACGCATAGTGGTCCATGCGCCCTTCGACTGTGAGGCTCATTTGCTTCATTGACCCCCATAGTTTCTCTGTACGAACCGAGTGCAAGGAGGTTGCAAGGGTCAACAGCGGCTGATTCTTGGCCATTTTCGCGATGGTAAGGTGGAACTCGCCATCCCAATACTCAAAGTTCATGATTGTCTCGAGTGTCGTCCCCTTTTTTACAGTGGCTTCTTCGATGCACTGTAACAGGTATTCGATCTCGCTCTCTGTACCACGCACTGCAGCGAGTTTTGTCAAAAACGGCTCGATGCAAAGACGAGCTTCAATGACCTCGAAGGGACTACTCTGGGAGCCCAGATCCGTTGCCATCGACTCAATGTCTGTGGAGGACGCTTTGTCCGTGACATAGGTTCCGCTGCCTAATCTCGTTTCGACGATGCCTATGGCCTCCAACGTACGCAAGGCTTCGCGAACGCTGGTTCTACTTGTCTGAAATTGCTTCGCAAGCGCCCGTTCAGAAGGTAGTTGGTTACCTGCAGCCAATTCTCCGGCGCGCACTTGCTCTAAGATGTGATTCTGAATGATAATGTGCGCTTTGATTTCTCCCGATTGGGTCATAGAGCCATCACCTCAGACAATCTAGAGTTGGAGAATATAGTATACCGTACTTACTTCACGGGTTAGACCAAAATGCAAATTTCTACTCATGATTATGTGAAGGTTGGCATGAAATTAGTTGCATGAATATATCTTAGATACAAAGTGGTTAGACCAAACGGAGGGATATAGTGAAAACAGATGTAAACGGTGTCTCTCATTCCTATGAAGTTCGTGGTAATGGTTCAGAAGTGATTCTGTTCATACACGGACTCGGCGGGACCAGAAACTTTTGGTATCCACAGATTCAGACGCTAGCAAGAACATTTACAGTGATATCTTACGACCTTCGTGGCTCCGGGCGATCCGGCCTTTCAGACGAAGCCTACTCCATGGCAGGTTGGGTAGACGATGCGATTGCGTTGCTAGATGAGTTACGGGTCGAACAAGTGCATATTGTCGCTCACTCGATGGGAACTGTGATCGCTCAATATTTCGCCGTTCATCACCCACATCGAACACGGAGCCTCACCCTTGTTGGACCGATTGTTGAAATCGGACCCGCTGGCAAGGATGGATTACGCAACCGCGCTAACACGGTTCGTGAACAGGGCATGGATGCGGTTGCCGACTCGATTTGTGAGGGAGGTTTGTCGGCTGCGACGAAAGGGGCTCATCCGGAGATAGTCGCACTGATTCGAGATATGTTAATGAGTCAACCTGCCGAAGGATATGCTCGCTCTTGTGAGGCATTGGCAGCCGCCAGTGCGATTGACCATAGTCAAGTCAACGTCCCAGTTCTATTGATTGCGGGTGACGAGGATAACACTTCTCCATACGCAGTATCAAGGCGGTTGGCTGGCGCCTTCCCGAACGCAAAGGCGATTACGCTGCCTCAATGTGGGCATTGGTTGTCGCTTGAACAGCCCGGTCTAGTGACAAGTGCTCTCCATGATTTTCTCATTCGTGCCTAATTTCTTGAGACCTAGTTTTCGATTTGATTTTCTCTAAAGCTATTGTTTATGGCCTGTGAACCGGGTTGTAGGGGTGGTATCGTGCAAATCCCTACAATCCACATCAGCAGGCAGTCAGTGCTATAAGTTCGTAGCGTCACCTTTTCGTAGATATCAATGTTGCAAGATGCTTCCCCACGTTTCACATATGAAACTGTTTGCGATGAATTAAGGTGCGACTACGCATCGTTGTTCAGACTTCCATAATGCGTACAGATGATCTACCTAGGGATTTAACCAATACCCCTCTGCTACATCTAAACATTGAAAGCGATTACCAACTTTAAAGGAGGAAACAAGATGGGCATTATATTGTTCAAAAACGGGTTCATGATTGACGGAACCGGCAATGCCCCAGTTGCAAATGTCGATGTCCTTGTAAAGGACAACGAGATCTTGGATGTGGGCAGAGACCTTAGTACGAAAACGTATGATTTCAACTGGCAAGACGTCGACGTCATGGAGTTGAGTGGGAAAACGATTATGCCTGGCATGACGGAAGCCCACACACATCTGACGTGGGCTGACTCCCTTTATATTCAGGATATTGACCAGAAACCAATTGAAGAAACCATGGTTGATGCGATCTTAAATGCGGAAATTCTGATTAACAGCGGATTTACCTCGTGTGTAAGCGCTGCCGCTCGCGGTCGCGTTGACATCGCTATCAAACGAGCTATCAACAAGGGTAGGTTAGTGGGGCCGCGAATGCTCTCGAATGGCGCGGAAGTATCTGCGAGCGGCGGTTTCGTGGACCTGTGGCCAAATCATTTCCAGATTCACGGTCTGGCCATTTTTGCCGACGGAGAAGATGCAGTGCGCCGAACCGTTCGCAGTCTATACAAAGAGGGCGCCGATCTCGTCAAGCTCAATGTTAGCGGTGAGTCACTGTCAGCAAACGCACGCGGTGAAATGACTTTGTACACATATAAGGAAGTGCGGGCAGCAGTCGAGGAAGCAGAAGCTCGAGGTAAACGAGTTTACACACATGCTCGCAGTTCGGAGTCTGTGAAACATTGTGTACGTGCCGGTGTTCATATTATCGGCCACGCCGACTTTATCGACGACGAGGCCTTTGAGATGCTGGTTGAAGCGAAGGAACGGCTGTTCGTCGTACCAGCAATGAACTGGCTTGTCTCCACGTTGGAACACGGTGCCGAGTATTTTGGCCAAGAGGCACTTGATGCTACTGGGTACGCCGAAGGACTGGAAATCTCCGTTCGCAATATGAATCGGCTTTATAAAGCGGGTGTGCGCGTATTGCCAGGGGGAGATTACGGTTTCGCTTGGTGCCCGCACGGCGGCTACGCACGTGATTTAGAACACTTCGTTAAACTGGTCGGTATGACTCCGATGGATGCGATTGTCGCCGCGACCAAGTACGGAAGCGAAATTATGTTGACGCCAGACAAGAGCGGCACCATTGAGGCTGGAAAATGGGCGGATCTGTTGGTGGTCGATGGTAATCCATTGGACGACATTACGCTGTTGCAAAATAAGTCGAAGTTACGTGTCGTGATGAAGGACGGCAAGTTTATCAAGAACTCTCTCGAGAACAGCCCAGTAGTTGTCCTGAATTAACTTCCACAAGCAGTGCAGTGACAATGTAGTAAGGGGCCAATTACGGCCCCTCGATGATAGGAGGATATATCAAGTGGCACTCATGGCAATTACAGATTGGAATGCGCTATTTAATCGGGTGACTCAGGAATATACAGAAGAGCAGCGTGGTGCTTTAGCAAAGGGACTATGCCCCAAGTGTCATCCCACGCCGATGCCTTATCGGATCATGGAGACAGTTTACAGTGAAAAATATGAGACTACAGTTCATCGCGTAAAGTGTTTTAATCTAGCTGGTTGCGATTGGGATGGCTATATCCCAGCTACCCGTCCTGAAACGGGGTGGGATGATTTCTTCCACTCCTGAGGAGCACCAACGTAACACAGCGGGGGCGAATAGATGGAAATCTGGTGCTGCATACGCAATAGGTCGTGGAACCAACATAGCCAATTGGAGGAGGTCGTCAAGGAACTCGGGGCTGAATGCAAGATCGTTCCGTATAAATGCGTGCGCCTGTGTATGTTCTGCAAAAACCTATATGCATTTTACGCAGACGGAAAACCAATCTTGGCTAAGAATCAGGACGAGGCCGTTTCAAAATTGCGCAGGCAAATGGTTGAAGAATCCTCATTTCCCAATCAGTCGCTTTCATAGCTTTCTCGAATTTATAACTTCGATCCGCCAGCGCATGTTCTCCGATGAACCGACTTAAGGAGGCAATCATATGGATGAGAACGAAGTATTTGTGCTCGATGCGAGAGAGTCTTCCTCTCACCCCCTTCCTCGTTTAAATGCACGGAAATGGGCCATCACATTTCTCATCATCGGTGTGATGTTGACCATTGTTTTTGGCTTAACCATGCCGACGTTCTATCTGCATGCATACGGGAAGTGAGGTGATCCCTAGTGAAAGCGTCGATTAAGTACGCCATCATTAGTTTGCTGTACGAGCAACGGGATGGTCTGTGGGAATACGAAATCTATCAACGCCTCAAGCCGCACTACTCGAAATCAAGTCTATGCGCTATTCGGGAGGAGCTCATCAGCTTCAATACAGTCGGATGGGTGGCCACTGCAAGTCTGCGTGAGTACCAAGGGCGGTTACTCCGCAAATTTAAACTCGAACCGCAGCACGTCCCATTCATTGAGCACCAGCTCGACGTCGCGTCCATTCTAGCAGAGCTAAGAAGCACACCGACAGAACAATCGAACTTGGTTGGAACCTGAAGGGAGGGATACCCATGATAGATGCAACGACCATCGCACGCCGGTTGACAAGAATGAACTCAACCAAGACGAGAATTGGTATGCTGTACGCTTTATTGGCCGGACCCGCACTAGGTTTAGCACTCGGACTACTCGGAACACTTGTCGGAAAGGCACCCTTCAATACGCAGTACCCAACAGGAGCTTTCGCCATCGTGGTGTTGCTGCAGTACCCATTCGGTCTCTTGGCTGTCACTGTCTTTCTCTTGATCAGTGGCGCGTGGAGGGACTTTACATCTATTTTCAGGAGCCGCATCAGCTGGTGGGTATTGTTTGTCGGTGTAGGAGGTTTTGTGGGTGACCTTTGCTACGCTTGTTCTGCTGTTCTGATTGGTGGCGCACTTGCGGGGCCAATTGGCGGTCTGTTCGGCGTAGTCGGTGCTGTCATCGTCTCTGCACTATATAAAGAAAGTATCAAACGATGGAGCACTCTGTTGGGCGTGATTGCGATTGGAGTGGGCGTTTGGTTAGCTCTGAGTGGAGGCAAAATTGTCTCACCCACTCATGGCGTTTATGCGCTCGTTGGCGTCCTCATCATGGTGGCGGGGACGCTGAACTGGGGCTTCGAAA
This window encodes:
- a CDS encoding M20 family metallo-hydrolase — encoded protein: MRQRRVPTFPTERFLRRFASFSEIGQTEDGAIHRPFGSDADLAARAWLMRLAKEVGMSVSVDAVGNIWGVLPGKADTGAIVIGSHHDSVPNGGRFDGPLGVLMAIEVIQSLAESGYENEHPLAFVSFTAEEPNPFDLSTLGSRSVAGRLTQEKLLAAADWNGRPLTEAVDAAGGDLHAFATVRKTADDIAAFLELHIEQGRRLETRGIPIGVVTGICGIYREWIRVTGEANHAGTTRQADRHDALLASSEMLLAVERLLTAWDDDELIATIGRLNVIPNAMNIIPGECEWGLEIRGGDMDKVYRFRDACFEAFDEITARRGVEYGRQPLLDQGAQPMAADVIDVLHDALAGLAIPYLDLASMAGHDATHIASFTRAGMLFVPSIGGKSHCKEEESRIEDIEHAFYVLASAAIALDSKLTSADEVTHEETV
- a CDS encoding amidohydrolase, with amino-acid sequence MKRLFEPKYLEIRNQFIGGMGVLVVDGDIVEVGPVAELSAKHLDAERIDWSRFAMLPGTVNSHNHSFQSLIRGIAADEPFLVWRDEALYRYSPCLDEEMIYNGALFAFAEMMLNGVTTVADFFYIHDDGTHNDEAVIQAAKDLGIRFVMARTMYDWPGAPRSYQERIEDAVRRTRDLAIKYQGNPMIAIHPAPHSPHAASPEMIQAGHRLAKELGTPYHIHVAEEMFEVEEILRDHGVRPVHFLDKLGVLDESMIAIHLVWLADDEIALLGERGASLAYCPSSNMFLADGITKIPELLAHGVKVGLGTDGACSNNRISVFEEMRMTSLLQKVRTLDATCMRATQTYAMGTRHAGEILRLPIGNIEPGHRADFVALDLDDLSLHPSSPEVLLSHVVYSMQPTAVKRVVVGGRVVVQDGELQNVSNERVRKAVAAVQERFASVTSKV
- a CDS encoding cytosine permease produces the protein MAIEQRTIDFIPEHERHGSVKNLFSIWFSANAQITTIVTGALAIELGLNLWWAIVAIVVGNLLGGIFMAYHSAQGPKLGVPQMIQSRAQFGVIGAVLPLVLVIIMYIGFFASSTILGAQALSAALHIPQDASIVIVNALAAILVIVGYDYIHQFEKIVAVLFFLLFLYLTIRMLTEPFPAHLTSPSFSWGPFILVVSIMASWQLTYAPYVADYSRYLPKETSTASAFWWTYAGSVVGSSWMMILGTIAAVIAPKQSEEMVAYFGNLSGHGMAFVTYILIVFGVLAINTLNLYGGFMSVITTVGAFTKLRVTTRARLTFIIVVGIVGTLVSLWGQGNFLDKYSNFILLLLYFMIPWTSINLVDFYLLRKGNYNIDAIMSRDGEYGGVNWIAIVAYVIAVLVQFPFMNTTYHVGFIAKQMNGADIAWIVGLAFAFAIYYFPMRAKLKRSGISQGLGM
- a CDS encoding fumarylacetoacetate hydrolase family protein, with the translated sequence MKFVTFQDRTGTALGLIQDHVIVNLSAVLQYLREHNLASEMIQDLPDLHSVPDLVDAGDTGLEFVQFVLKHEELLDSVPTCSLRDTTLLPPMLKPRKNIFCLGKNYVKHALEFEGTDDQTKAVPKHPIIFSKTPTTVIGPNEPINSHRDVTNALDYEAEIGVVMGKTGTSIQPENALDHIFGFVLMNDVTARDLQAVHSQWLRGKSLDTFCPMGPYVLHKSAVEDITQIEIGCRVNGEVRQHNVSGNMIFDIPTTVAVLSNGMTLEAGDIIATGTPEGVGIGFNPPKYLAPGDEVTIFSAQLGELINVVS
- a CDS encoding FadR/GntR family transcriptional regulator — translated: MTQSGEIKAHIIIQNHILEQVRAGELAAGNQLPSERALAKQFQTSRTSVREALRTLEAIGIVETRLGSGTYVTDKASSTDIESMATDLGSQSSPFEVIEARLCIEPFLTKLAAVRGTESEIEYLLQCIEEATVKKGTTLETIMNFEYWDGEFHLTIAKMAKNQPLLTLATSLHSVRTEKLWGSMKQMSLTVEGRMDHYASQHSSIYQAIKDHRPAVAAQFAQEHLKVIQHNLLEIPD
- a CDS encoding alpha/beta fold hydrolase, whose protein sequence is MKTDVNGVSHSYEVRGNGSEVILFIHGLGGTRNFWYPQIQTLARTFTVISYDLRGSGRSGLSDEAYSMAGWVDDAIALLDELRVEQVHIVAHSMGTVIAQYFAVHHPHRTRSLTLVGPIVEIGPAGKDGLRNRANTVREQGMDAVADSICEGGLSAATKGAHPEIVALIRDMLMSQPAEGYARSCEALAAASAIDHSQVNVPVLLIAGDEDNTSPYAVSRRLAGAFPNAKAITLPQCGHWLSLEQPGLVTSALHDFLIRA
- a CDS encoding amidohydrolase family protein → MGIILFKNGFMIDGTGNAPVANVDVLVKDNEILDVGRDLSTKTYDFNWQDVDVMELSGKTIMPGMTEAHTHLTWADSLYIQDIDQKPIEETMVDAILNAEILINSGFTSCVSAAARGRVDIAIKRAINKGRLVGPRMLSNGAEVSASGGFVDLWPNHFQIHGLAIFADGEDAVRRTVRSLYKEGADLVKLNVSGESLSANARGEMTLYTYKEVRAAVEEAEARGKRVYTHARSSESVKHCVRAGVHIIGHADFIDDEAFEMLVEAKERLFVVPAMNWLVSTLEHGAEYFGQEALDATGYAEGLEISVRNMNRLYKAGVRVLPGGDYGFAWCPHGGYARDLEHFVKLVGMTPMDAIVAATKYGSEIMLTPDKSGTIEAGKWADLLVVDGNPLDDITLLQNKSKLRVVMKDGKFIKNSLENSPVVVLN
- a CDS encoding DMT family transporter; translation: MIDATTIARRLTRMNSTKTRIGMLYALLAGPALGLALGLLGTLVGKAPFNTQYPTGAFAIVVLLQYPFGLLAVTVFLLISGAWRDFTSIFRSRISWWVLFVGVGGFVGDLCYACSAVLIGGALAGPIGGLFGVVGAVIVSALYKESIKRWSTLLGVIAIGVGVWLALSGGKIVSPTHGVYALVGVLIMVAGTLNWGFENFAIAAGSDLMRAESFIWWRAFIALVLGFILMIIAFPASRPMLVQTYSDPRLLAYGAVIGIGWAIWVIMGYYIGIAYAGGVRGGVIAGTFGFFFISFFSMTVYGTPFSWIVLIGSVILFIGAALIITEPKDVLANKR